The following are encoded in a window of Ciconia boyciana unplaced genomic scaffold, ASM3463844v1 HiC_scaffold_159, whole genome shotgun sequence genomic DNA:
- the LOC140646075 gene encoding feather keratin 1-like has protein sequence MACYDLCRPCGPTPLANSCNEPCVTQCQDSRVVIQPPAVLVTLPGPILSSFPRSTAVGSSSSAAVGNVLSSQGVPVSSGGFGCGRRPGLLRRQKRLLPC, from the coding sequence ATGGCCTGCTACGACCTCTGCCGCCCCTGCGGACCCACCCCGCTGGCTAACAGCTGCAACGAGCCCTGTGTCACGCAGTGCCAGGACTCCCGCGTTGTCATCCAGCCTCCCGCCGTGCTGGTCACCCTGCcaggacccatcctcagctccttccccagaaGCACCGCCGTCGGATCCTCCTCATCCGCTGCTGTGGGCAACGTCCTCAGCTCCCAGGGAGTGCCCGTCTCCTCCGGCGGCTTCGGCTGCGGCCGGAGGCCTGGGCTGCTTCGGCGGCAGAAGAGGCTGCTACCCTGCTAA